A DNA window from Augochlora pura isolate Apur16 chromosome 9, APUR_v2.2.1, whole genome shotgun sequence contains the following coding sequences:
- the LOC144475295 gene encoding FERM, ARHGEF and pleckstrin domain-containing protein 1 isoform X2: MNDIESISMKGSGGSKMPHSHSTPAGVDGGSRTPPTTPRKAGKMLAVRVQMLDDTITMFQVQAKALGRVLFDQVCKQLNLLEADYFGLEYQEPNGTKYWLDLEKPVCRQVGLSLIDPLLKFCVKFYTPDPAQLEEEFTRYLFCLQIKRDLAQGLLQCNDNTAALMASYIVQAECGDYVIEDYPDHTYLSTYKFVPHQDQELERRIMENHKKHAGQSPAEADLNLLETARRCELYGMKMHPAKDHEGVPLNLAVAHMGIVVYQHFSKINTFSWAKIRKISFKRKRFLIKLHPEGYGYYKDTVEFFFEGRNECKNFWKKCVENHGFFRCSVVKRVVRQKTRVLSRGSSFRYSGKTQKQIVEFVRDNYVKRQTFQRSNSFRQTSGGRALQGLEGGGYRGATPSSSLMGSSSISAHPLLPLGDPALETPALSLSCGSMTLDSPTTVTSVSMGGTIHRRDDTATSFRTLTSIDVHSPATPSQAPAPRQQTMLVTSQQRISSADNKPGTPKKPENNNSVFANEKTSIVDTPDLSPVKQVVRNGEVEDIEIRKTKRWPTDKAYYIAKELLMTERTYKKDLDVINVWFREEVSREAELEGESVVSLIELLADVHGPCLQEMEARLARWESNARHNIGDFLYNTLLNVLPLYDQYLENLIQVLEKMEYCSRTSRRFDQLCRDFEEQKHCYLPLTSFLLKPLQRLLHYNCIIDGLLDHYPKDHTDFEDCLAARDRLGETLLEGLSIINQAENLVQLHEMQRDIGGFDNLVQEGRRFIRQGCLQKYSRKGFQQRMFFLFSDVLLYAFRTQQRAQCFRVHGQLPLKGMQIRESDKKTGADFTFVIDAPGNQSLTVSAINEEEKKRWLEDLNMAIAQADDDPKMPYLNLQSSILGSADEMGDGIGSEGNRGSCGAVKESQRNNMTVHVCWHRNTSISYSDQLRAFQNQLSGFLLRKFKNSNGWQKLWVVFTDFCLFFYKSHQDDFPLASLPLLGYTVTTPSEKDGINKDFVFKLQFKNHVYFFRAESDYTFNRWMEVIRSATQ; encoded by the exons ATGAATGATATAGAAAGTATAAGCATGAAGGGCAGCGGAGGTTCCAAGATGCCTCATAGTCATTCGACTCCAGCGGGTGTGGATGGGGGTAGTAGAACTCCTCCCACGACACCCAGAAAAGCTGGAAAAATGCTTGCTGTTCGTGTACAAATGTTGGATGATACAATTACCATGTTTCAAGTTCAG gcAAAAGCACTAGGCAGGGTATTGTTCGATCAAGTCTGCAAACAATTGAATCTTCTGGAGGCTGACTATTTCGGACTCGAGTATCAAGAACCTAATGGGACTAAA TACTGGTTGGATCTTGAGAAGCCCGTTTGCAGACAAGTTGGTCTGTCGTTGATAGATCCTCTTTTGAAATTTTGCGTGAAATTTTATACGCCGGACCCGGCGCAGCTGGAGGAGGAGTTCacaagatatttattttgcctTCAAATCAAGCGAGACTTGGCCCAAGGTCTGCTACAATGCAACGACAACACGGCAGCCTTGATGGCCAGCTATATTGTTCAGG CGGAATGCGGAGATTACGTAATAGAAGATTACCCGGATCACACATACCTATCGACATACAAATTTGTACCTCATCAGGATCAAGAACTGGAGCGTCGCATCATGGAGAACCACAAGAAACACGC AGGCCAATCGCCGGCGGAAGCTGACCTGAATCTCTTAGAGACAGCTCGCCGTTGCGAGCTGTACGGAATGAAAATGCATCCGGCAAAG GACCATGAGGGCGTGCCCCTGAATTTGGCGGTGGCACATATGGGCATCGTAGTCTACCAGCACTTCTCGAAAATTAACACATTCAGCTGGGCGAAGATCCGCAAGATCAGCTTCAAAAGGAAGCGGTTTTTAATCAAACTCCACCCTGAAGGATAC GGTTACTACAAAGACACGGTCGAATTCTTCTTCGAGGGTCGCAACGAGTGCAAGAACTTCTGGAAGAAATGCGTGGAGAACCACGGGTTCTTCCGTTGTTCCGTGGTGAAGCGAGTCGTGCGGCAAAAGACACGAGTGCTCAGCCGTGGTTCCTCGTTTAG GTATAGCGGCAAAACCCAGAAGCAGATCGTCGAGTTCGTGCGCGACAATTACGTGAAGAGGCAAACGTTTCAGAG GTCCAATTCGTTCCGGCAGACTAGCGGTGGTAGGGCATTGCAGGGCTTGGAGGGGGGAGGCTATCGTGGGGCCACTCCAAGCAGCTCCCTTATGGGCAGCTCCAGCATCTCTGCCCACCCCCTCCTGCCCCTCGGCGATCCTG CCCTGGAAACCCCAGCTCTGTCTCTGTCATGCGGCTCGATGACACTGGATTCTCCGACGACTGTGACGAGTGTCTCGATGGGAGGGACGATTCACCGTCGCGACGACACAGCTACATCGTTTCGGACGCTTACGTCCATCGACGTCCATTCGCCGGCCACACCCAGCCAGGCACCAGCGCCGCGTCAGCAAACGATGCTTGTTACCAGCCAACAGCGGATCTCATCAGCAG ATAATAAACCGGGGACGCCGAAGAAACCGGAGAACAACAATTCGGTGTTCGCCAACGAGAAGACGAGCATCGTCGACACGCCGGACCTCAGCCCTGTGAAGCAGGTGGTCAGGAACGGGGAGGTCGAGGACATCGAGATTCGGAAGACCAAG AGATGGCCCACGGACAAGGCGTACTACATAGCGAAGGAATTGCTGATGACCGAACGGACCTACAAGAAGGACCTCGACGTGATAAACGTG TGGTTCCGCGAGGAGGTGTCTCGGGAGGCTGAGCTGGAGGGTGAGTCGGTGGTTTCGCTGATCGAGCTGTTAGCGGACGTCCACGGGCCTTGCCTCCAAGAGATGGAGGCGCGGCTGGCGCGATGGGAAAGCAACGCGCGCCACAATATCGGCGATTTTCTCTACAACACGTTGCTGAACGTGCTGCCGTTGTACGATCAATACCTTGAGAACCTGATACAGGTCCTCGAGAAGATGGAATACTGCTCGAGAACCTCCCGACGCTTCGATCAACTATGCCGCGACTTCGAGGAGCAGAAGCACTGCTATCTGCCGCTGACTTCGTTCCTCTTGAAGCCGCTGCAACGATTGTTGCACTACAACTGTATTATAGATG GACTGCTGGACCATTACCCGAAGGATCACACGGACTTCGAGGACTGTCTAGCGGCAAGGGACAGGCTGGGCGAGACACTGCTGGAGGGTCTGAGCATCATCAATCAAGCT GAAAACTTGGTTCAGCTGCACGAGATGCAGAGGGACATCGGTGGATTCGATAATCTGGTGCAGGAGGGTCGCAGGTTCATCAGGCAGGGCTGTTTGCAGAAGTACAGTCGCAAGGGCTTCCAGCAGAGAATGTTCTTTTTG TTTTCGGACGTGTTACTGTACGCATTCCGTACCCAACAACGCGCTCAATGCTTCCGTGTACACGGCCAATTGCCTCTGAAGGGTATGCAGATCCGCGAGAGCGACAAGAAGACCGGCGCGGACTTCACGTTCGTGATCGACGCTCCGGGGAATCA GTCTCTGACGGTTTCGGCCATCaacgaggaggagaagaaacGATGGTTAGAGGACCTGAACATGGCGATCGCGCAGGCCGACGATGATCCAAAGATGCCCTATTTGAACCTGCAATCCTCCA TTTTAGGCTCGGCCGACGAGATGGGGGATGGGATAGGGTCTGAAGGAAACAGGGGGAGTTGCGGAGCAGTCAAGGAGTCTCAGAGGAATAACATGACCGTGCACGTCTGTTGGCACAGAAACACCAGCATCAGTTACAGCGATCAGTTGCGAGCTTTTCAA AATCAACTTAGCGGATTTCTCTTGCGGAAATTCAAGAATAGTAACGGTTGGCAAAAGCTCTGGGTTGTGTTCACGGACTTCTGCCTGTTCTTCTACAAGTCTCACCAGGACGACTTCCCATTGGCCAGCCTGCCGTTGTTAGGGTACACCGTGACCACGCCCTCTGAAAAGGACGGAATCAACAAGGACTTTGTGTTCAAGCTACAGTTCAAGAACCACGTTTACTTCTTCCGCGCAGAGAGCGACTACACTTTCAACAG gtGGATGGAGGTGATCCGTAGCGCAACGCAATAG
- the LOC144475295 gene encoding FERM, ARHGEF and pleckstrin domain-containing protein 1 isoform X1 → MNDIESISMKGSGGSKMPHSHSTPAGVDGGSRTPPTTPRKAGKMLAVRVQMLDDTITMFQVQAKALGRVLFDQVCKQLNLLEADYFGLEYQEPNGTKYWLDLEKPVCRQVGLSLIDPLLKFCVKFYTPDPAQLEEEFTRYLFCLQIKRDLAQGLLQCNDNTAALMASYIVQAECGDYVIEDYPDHTYLSTYKFVPHQDQELERRIMENHKKHAGQSPAEADLNLLETARRCELYGMKMHPAKDHEGVPLNLAVAHMGIVVYQHFSKINTFSWAKIRKISFKRKRFLIKLHPEGYGYYKDTVEFFFEGRNECKNFWKKCVENHGFFRCSVVKRVVRQKTRVLSRGSSFRYSGKTQKQIVEFVRDNYVKRQTFQRSNSFRQTSGGRALQGLEGGGYRGATPSSSLMGSSSISAHPLLPLGDPALETPALSLSCGSMTLDSPTTVTSVSMGGTIHRRDDTATSFRTLTSIDVHSPATPSQAPAPRQQTMLVTSQQRISSADNKPGTPKKPENNNSVFANEKTSIVDTPDLSPVKQVVRNGEVEDIEIRKTKRWPTDKAYYIAKELLMTERTYKKDLDVINVWFREEVSREAELEGESVVSLIELLADVHGPCLQEMEARLARWESNARHNIGDFLYNTLLNVLPLYDQYLENLIQVLEKMEYCSRTSRRFDQLCRDFEEQKHCYLPLTSFLLKPLQRLLHYNCIIDGLLDHYPKDHTDFEDCLAARDRLGETLLEGLSIINQAENLVQLHEMQRDIGGFDNLVQEGRRFIRQGCLQKYSRKGFQQRMFFLFSDVLLYAFRTQQRAQCFRVHGQLPLKGMQIRESDKKTGADFTFVIDAPGNQSLTVSAINEEEKKRWLEDLNMAIAQADDDPKMPYLNLQSSRRFNEVLGSADEMGDGIGSEGNRGSCGAVKESQRNNMTVHVCWHRNTSISYSDQLRAFQNQLSGFLLRKFKNSNGWQKLWVVFTDFCLFFYKSHQDDFPLASLPLLGYTVTTPSEKDGINKDFVFKLQFKNHVYFFRAESDYTFNRWMEVIRSATQ, encoded by the exons ATGAATGATATAGAAAGTATAAGCATGAAGGGCAGCGGAGGTTCCAAGATGCCTCATAGTCATTCGACTCCAGCGGGTGTGGATGGGGGTAGTAGAACTCCTCCCACGACACCCAGAAAAGCTGGAAAAATGCTTGCTGTTCGTGTACAAATGTTGGATGATACAATTACCATGTTTCAAGTTCAG gcAAAAGCACTAGGCAGGGTATTGTTCGATCAAGTCTGCAAACAATTGAATCTTCTGGAGGCTGACTATTTCGGACTCGAGTATCAAGAACCTAATGGGACTAAA TACTGGTTGGATCTTGAGAAGCCCGTTTGCAGACAAGTTGGTCTGTCGTTGATAGATCCTCTTTTGAAATTTTGCGTGAAATTTTATACGCCGGACCCGGCGCAGCTGGAGGAGGAGTTCacaagatatttattttgcctTCAAATCAAGCGAGACTTGGCCCAAGGTCTGCTACAATGCAACGACAACACGGCAGCCTTGATGGCCAGCTATATTGTTCAGG CGGAATGCGGAGATTACGTAATAGAAGATTACCCGGATCACACATACCTATCGACATACAAATTTGTACCTCATCAGGATCAAGAACTGGAGCGTCGCATCATGGAGAACCACAAGAAACACGC AGGCCAATCGCCGGCGGAAGCTGACCTGAATCTCTTAGAGACAGCTCGCCGTTGCGAGCTGTACGGAATGAAAATGCATCCGGCAAAG GACCATGAGGGCGTGCCCCTGAATTTGGCGGTGGCACATATGGGCATCGTAGTCTACCAGCACTTCTCGAAAATTAACACATTCAGCTGGGCGAAGATCCGCAAGATCAGCTTCAAAAGGAAGCGGTTTTTAATCAAACTCCACCCTGAAGGATAC GGTTACTACAAAGACACGGTCGAATTCTTCTTCGAGGGTCGCAACGAGTGCAAGAACTTCTGGAAGAAATGCGTGGAGAACCACGGGTTCTTCCGTTGTTCCGTGGTGAAGCGAGTCGTGCGGCAAAAGACACGAGTGCTCAGCCGTGGTTCCTCGTTTAG GTATAGCGGCAAAACCCAGAAGCAGATCGTCGAGTTCGTGCGCGACAATTACGTGAAGAGGCAAACGTTTCAGAG GTCCAATTCGTTCCGGCAGACTAGCGGTGGTAGGGCATTGCAGGGCTTGGAGGGGGGAGGCTATCGTGGGGCCACTCCAAGCAGCTCCCTTATGGGCAGCTCCAGCATCTCTGCCCACCCCCTCCTGCCCCTCGGCGATCCTG CCCTGGAAACCCCAGCTCTGTCTCTGTCATGCGGCTCGATGACACTGGATTCTCCGACGACTGTGACGAGTGTCTCGATGGGAGGGACGATTCACCGTCGCGACGACACAGCTACATCGTTTCGGACGCTTACGTCCATCGACGTCCATTCGCCGGCCACACCCAGCCAGGCACCAGCGCCGCGTCAGCAAACGATGCTTGTTACCAGCCAACAGCGGATCTCATCAGCAG ATAATAAACCGGGGACGCCGAAGAAACCGGAGAACAACAATTCGGTGTTCGCCAACGAGAAGACGAGCATCGTCGACACGCCGGACCTCAGCCCTGTGAAGCAGGTGGTCAGGAACGGGGAGGTCGAGGACATCGAGATTCGGAAGACCAAG AGATGGCCCACGGACAAGGCGTACTACATAGCGAAGGAATTGCTGATGACCGAACGGACCTACAAGAAGGACCTCGACGTGATAAACGTG TGGTTCCGCGAGGAGGTGTCTCGGGAGGCTGAGCTGGAGGGTGAGTCGGTGGTTTCGCTGATCGAGCTGTTAGCGGACGTCCACGGGCCTTGCCTCCAAGAGATGGAGGCGCGGCTGGCGCGATGGGAAAGCAACGCGCGCCACAATATCGGCGATTTTCTCTACAACACGTTGCTGAACGTGCTGCCGTTGTACGATCAATACCTTGAGAACCTGATACAGGTCCTCGAGAAGATGGAATACTGCTCGAGAACCTCCCGACGCTTCGATCAACTATGCCGCGACTTCGAGGAGCAGAAGCACTGCTATCTGCCGCTGACTTCGTTCCTCTTGAAGCCGCTGCAACGATTGTTGCACTACAACTGTATTATAGATG GACTGCTGGACCATTACCCGAAGGATCACACGGACTTCGAGGACTGTCTAGCGGCAAGGGACAGGCTGGGCGAGACACTGCTGGAGGGTCTGAGCATCATCAATCAAGCT GAAAACTTGGTTCAGCTGCACGAGATGCAGAGGGACATCGGTGGATTCGATAATCTGGTGCAGGAGGGTCGCAGGTTCATCAGGCAGGGCTGTTTGCAGAAGTACAGTCGCAAGGGCTTCCAGCAGAGAATGTTCTTTTTG TTTTCGGACGTGTTACTGTACGCATTCCGTACCCAACAACGCGCTCAATGCTTCCGTGTACACGGCCAATTGCCTCTGAAGGGTATGCAGATCCGCGAGAGCGACAAGAAGACCGGCGCGGACTTCACGTTCGTGATCGACGCTCCGGGGAATCA GTCTCTGACGGTTTCGGCCATCaacgaggaggagaagaaacGATGGTTAGAGGACCTGAACATGGCGATCGCGCAGGCCGACGATGATCCAAAGATGCCCTATTTGAACCTGCAATCCTCCA GACGATTCAACGAAGTTTTAGGCTCGGCCGACGAGATGGGGGATGGGATAGGGTCTGAAGGAAACAGGGGGAGTTGCGGAGCAGTCAAGGAGTCTCAGAGGAATAACATGACCGTGCACGTCTGTTGGCACAGAAACACCAGCATCAGTTACAGCGATCAGTTGCGAGCTTTTCAA AATCAACTTAGCGGATTTCTCTTGCGGAAATTCAAGAATAGTAACGGTTGGCAAAAGCTCTGGGTTGTGTTCACGGACTTCTGCCTGTTCTTCTACAAGTCTCACCAGGACGACTTCCCATTGGCCAGCCTGCCGTTGTTAGGGTACACCGTGACCACGCCCTCTGAAAAGGACGGAATCAACAAGGACTTTGTGTTCAAGCTACAGTTCAAGAACCACGTTTACTTCTTCCGCGCAGAGAGCGACTACACTTTCAACAG gtGGATGGAGGTGATCCGTAGCGCAACGCAATAG